Proteins from one Setaria italica strain Yugu1 chromosome V, Setaria_italica_v2.0, whole genome shotgun sequence genomic window:
- the LOC101767628 gene encoding putative serpin-Z12, producing the protein MSSPPRWDGWPETDGDDRTPVATRTASRGIGGGRPRDANTGRGQGAGNLLSFGATPPGPWFAFAPPHPCAPPLRQHVRAPVFAQPPRDPFPWSTPVFANPFDDPRLALTMPCPWGPPSQVPFGGSGGGAAAPKGGGGDPGVLFPGSARPVRTDCDADGGASCLPLARQVALRTAGGGEARNFIVSPLSFHAALALVAAGTRGETQRELLSFLGSDSLDDLCRAAATVLVGRLPDVAETASFACGVWVDRNRFLTPEFANTAASRYAAVAEPVDFSSEPEMARRRVNAFVSEATKGLITDVLPPGSVDSSTVLVLANALYFKGTWARPFDPFRTFTAPFHLPGGDTVSAPFMTANLFNEQLIAVFPGFKALKLPYKSGGGHQAAFHMLLLLPDGEALKIGDLYDRAVSTPGFIRKHTPVDEVTVGRFMVPKFKFTFDFEASEDMKKLGVTRAFRGGDFSGMVTSGDGLFISGVYHKATIEVDELGTVAAAATAVCIQQCARMARLPPVDFVADRPFLFAIVEERSGVVMFLGHVVNPLAG; encoded by the coding sequence atgagctcgccgccgcgctgggaCGGATGGCCGGAGACGGACGGTGACGACCGAACGCCCGTCGCGACGCGAACGGCCTCCCGCGGCATCGGCGGGGGCCGGCCGCGTGATGCGAACACGGGCCGAGGGCAAGGAGCGGGCAACCTGTTGAGCTTCGGGGCCACGCCGCCGGGGCCTTGGTTCGCCTTCGCCCCGCCGCACccgtgcgcgccgccgctccgccagcACGTCCGCGCGCCCGTTTTCGCGCAGCCACCCCGTGATCCTTTCCCGTGGAGCACGCCCGTGTTCGCGAACCCATTTGACGATCCTCGTTTAGCGTTGACCATGCCATGTCCATGGGGGCCGCCCAGCCAGGTGCCCTTTggaggctccggcggcggggccgcggccccgaaaggcggcggcggcgatccggGTGTGTTGTTCCCTGGCAGCGCCCGTCCTGTCCGCACGGACTGCGACGCCGACGGCGGGGCGTCGTGCCTGCCCCTCGCGAGGCAGGTCGCCCTgcggacggcgggcggcggagaggCGCGCAACTTCATCGTCTCGCCGCTGTCCTTCCACGCGGCGCTCGCTCTGGTGGCCGCCGGCACGCGCGGGGAGACGCAGCGCGAGCTCCTGAGCTTCCTCGGCTCGGACTCGCTCGACGACCTGTgccgcgccgcggccaccgTGCTGGTCGGCAGGCTCCCCGACGTTGCGGAGACGGCGTCGTTCGCCTGCGGCGTCTGGGTCGACCGGAACCGGTTCCTCACGCCGGAGTTCGCAAACACCGCCGCGTCGCGCTACGCCGCGGTCGCGGAGCCCGTGGACTTCTCCTCGGAGCCCGAGATGGCGAGGCGGCGAGTCAACGCCTTCGTGAGCGAGGCGACAAAAGGCCTCATCACCGACGTCCTCCCTCCCGGCTCCGTCGACTCGTCCACGGTGCTCGTCCTCGCCAACGCTCTCTACTTCAAGGGAACGTGGGCCCGGCCGTTCGACCCGTTCAGGACCTTCACCGCGCCGTTCCATCTCCCCGGCGGCGACACCGTGTCCGCGCCGTTCATGACGGCGAACCTATTCAACGAGCAGCTGATCGCCGTGTTCCCGGGATTCAAGGCGCTTAAACTGCCATacaagagcggcggcggccaccaagCTGCGTTCCACATGCTTCTGCTCCTCCCCGACGGCGAGGCTCTCAAGATCGGTGACCTCTACGACAGGGCCGTCTCGACGCCGGGGTTCATCAGGAAGCACACGCCGGTGGACGAGGTCACGGTGGGGCGGTTCATGGTCCCAAAGTTCAAGTTCACGTTCGATTTCGAGGCGTCGGAGGACATGAAGAAGCTGGGGGTCACCAGAGCCTTCCGAGGCGGCGACTTCTCCGGTATGGTGACCAGCGGAGACGGGCTTTTTATCAGTGGAGTGTACCACAAGGCCACCATAGAGGTTGACGAGCTGGGCACCGTGGCTGCCGCAGCCACGGCTGTGTGCATACAGCAGTGTGCACGCATGGCACGGCTGCCGCCGGTGGATTTTGTGGCGGACCGGCCGTTCTTGTTCGCCATCgtggaggagaggagcggcGTTGTGATGTTCCTTGGGCATGTGGTGAACCCTCTGGCTGGGTGA
- the LOC101765028 gene encoding protein SRC2: MSFGKGWFQKDQAATKASMGSRYEVEVTVGSARDLKNVNWRNGELKPYAVLWVDDGPKSSTHVDLDDGENPVWDEKLVVQLPPSAARLEDAVLHIDIVHANAAEGVKPLVGSARLPLRDVLDDAGVGGKVSRTLRLKRPSGRPQGKLDARVAIREAPPPRYHHDPSPYPAPYGHPAGSGGSRDPYYAAPPPPYGQPPYAAPPVGYPAGAYGYGGGPQPAYGAPPSAPAYAAAPVVGAPAAAGAAPQKSNKMGMGTGLAVGAAAGVLGGLALAGGASYLGEKFDDDSHDHDDY; this comes from the coding sequence ATGTCATTCGGCAAGGGTTGGTTCCAGAAGGACCAAGCCGCCACCAAAGCATCCATGGGTTCCCGCTACGAGGTGGAGGTGACCGTGGGCTCGGCGCGCGACCTCAAGAACGTCAACTGGCGCAACGGCGAGCTCAAGCCCTACGCCGTGCTCTGGGTGGACGACGGGCCCAAGAGCTCCACCCACGTCGACCTCGACGACGGCGAGAACCCCGTCTGGGACGAGAAGCTCGTCGTCCAGctcccgccctccgccgcccggcTCGAGGACGCCGTCCTCCACATCGACATCGTCCACGCCAACGCCGCCGAGGGCGTCAAGCCGCTGGTCGGGTCCGCGCGCCTCCCGCTCCGCGACGTCCTCGACGACGCCGGGGTCGGGGGCAAGGTCTCCCGCACTCTCCGCCTCAAGCGGCCCTCGGGCCGGCCGCAGGGGAAGCTCGACGCCCGCGTCGCCATCCGCGAGGCCCCGCCCCCGCGGTACCACCACGATCCGAGCCCGTACCCGGCGCCGTACGGCCAtcccgccggcagcggcggctcgcGTGACCCCTACtacgccgccccgccgccgccctacgGCCAGCCGCCgtacgccgcgccgccggtggggTACCCGGCCGGCGCCTACGGTTACGGAGGCGGGCCGCAGCCGGCGTACGGCGCTCCTCCTTCCGCTCCGGCGTACGCGGCTGCGCCGGTGGTCGgtgcccccgcggcggcgggcgctgcTCCGCAGAAGAGCAACAAGATGGGGATGGGGACAGGTCTGGCggtgggtgcggcggcgggagtgCTGGGCGGGTTGGCGCTCGCGGGAGGAGCGAGCTATCTCGGGGAGAAGTTCGACGATGACTCACACGATCACGACGACTACTAG
- the LOC101765423 gene encoding uncharacterized protein LOC101765423, producing the protein MAKSGIQYAVVDAFTAEPFKGNPAAVCLLEDAAKAADERWMQSVAAEFNLAETAFLLRDSSAAAAPRFQLRWFTPAAEVELCGHATLASAHFLFTSVLAEHETLIEFATKSGILTAEKVPAPASAAASGEGKLFIELDFPMIDLVDCHPAELPSIPQTLNGASVVSVQKSATAGDLIVELSSGKEVADIIPNIHEIKNCSGRGVVFTGPAPEGSGYDFFTRFFCPKLNIDEDPVCGSAHCVLAPFWGAKLGKQKLTAFQASRRSGILHLELEPAGRRVRIQGEAVAVMTGTLLA; encoded by the exons ATGGCCAAGAGTGGCATCCAGTACGCCGTG GTGGACGCCTTCACGGCGGAGCCGTTCAAGGGCAACCCGGCCGCGGTCTGCCTCCTCGAGGACGCCGCCAAGGCCGCCGACGAGCGGTGGATGCAGTCCGTCGCCGCCGAGTTCAACCTCGCCGAGaccgccttcctcctccgcgactcctccgccgccgccgccccacggtTCCAGCTCCGATGGTTCACCCCCGCCGCCGAG gTCGAGCTCTGCGGCCACGCGACGCTGGCCTCCGCTCACTTCCTCTTCACATCCGTCCTCGCGGAGCACGAGACGCTCATCGAATTCGCGACCAAATCGGGGATTCTCACCGCCGAGAAGGTTCCTGCACCGGCGAGTGCGGCGGCCTCAGGTGAGGGGAAGCTGTTCATCGAGCTGGATTTCCCCATGATTGACCTTGTCGATTGCCATCCTGCCGAGCTGCCGTCCATCCCCCAGACCCTGAACGGAGCTTCCGTCGTCAGCGTTCAGAAGTCGGCGACTGCTGGTGACCTCATT GTGGAGCTTTCATCAGGAAAAGAGGTTGCCGATATCATTCCTAACATCCATGAAATTAAAAACTGTTCAGGCAGAGGAGTTGTATTTACAGGGCCAGCACCTGAGGGATCTGGTTATGACTTCTTCACACGTTTCTTCTGCCCAAAACTAAACATAGATGAG GACCCCGTTTGTGGCAGTGCGCACTGTGTTTTAGCACCCTTTTGGGGCGCGAAGCTGGGAAAGCAGAAACTGACAGCATTTCAA GCATCTCGACGGAGCGGAATATTACACCTGGAGTTGGAACCTGCAGGCAGGAGAGTGCGAATTCAGGGAGAAGCTGTCGCTGTGATGACTGGTACCCTCCTAGCCTAG